The sequence TAACCAGCGGTGGCCTGGCAGCCGCCAATGGTGCGGAATTTAGAGTAGTGTCGCCGTCAATCACGCAGTTCCTGGAAGCCAATGGCTCTGCAATAGAGGCTGTAAACGGATTAAGTACATATGTTGATAACAGGCCCTATATTTTTAGCGGCACACAATCCAACCTTGCCAACGGCGCTAAACTGTACCAGAATTACAAGTTGGATAACCAGGGTTCCGTCACGCTTAGTCCTGCTACGGCCAACTTTGTTTCCATTGGGTCAAGGATCAACGCGGGCAGGGGGATATTCTGGATGGGCAACATCAGTGAGGTGATCGTTTACAACCGGGTACTTACAGATGCAGAGCGCCAGTCGGTAGATTCTTACCTGGGCTTGAAATACGGTATTACACTGAATAATGGCGCTACCAATTACCTTGCATCGGATAATACAACGTACTGGACCGCTGATGCTACTTATAAAGTTCGTATTACCGGTATTGGCCGTGATGATAGTACAGCACTGAATACAAAACAATCACTGAGTGTAGATACCGGCTTTGTGACACTGGCATTGGGTACAGGTATTCCGATCACCAACGAAACCAACAGCAATACCATCACCAATGACCGCTCATTCCTGGTATTTGGTGATAATGGATTGTCTGCTTCCAACTTCACCGTAACCGTTGCCGGCAGCGCCAACAATGTCACCCGCCGTATGGCCCGTGTATGGAAAGTACAAAAGACCAATTGGGCCGATCAGAACATTACGTTCAAAGTAAAGCCCATCGGTATTGACAATTACCTGCTCATCGGCAGCGATCCCACTTTTGCTACCTTCAGCCAGGAAATACCGGTAGCTGCAGATGGCACCATCACCTTCTCTTCAGCCCTGTTTACCGGCACTGATATCTATTACACTTTCGGCGGGCCATTGAAGTCGCCGGGTGGGGTACCAGGTCATGCCATGTGGGTACGTGCAGATATTGGTACTTCTTCTACTGTAAACAATACAGCTATCGGCGAATGGAGTGATTTCAGCGCATTTGCAAATAATGCCAAACAGGCTACTGTTGCTAATCAGCCAACATTCCTGAACAACAATCTCTCCAATATTAACTTCAACCCCGTTGTCCGTTTCAATGGCAGCACCACTGGAATGACGGCCGCCTCCATCCTGAAAACGGGAACCTATAATGGCGCTGCTACTTTTGTGGTAAACAGCCAGGTGGCGCCCACCAACGCGCTTGTCTGGACAGAAAATACTGGTGTGGGCACGCAGTTTTCCCTGCATGCCACCTGGGGCGATAATATTGTATACTGGGACCCGCCTTATACTTCCAACCGGTTAACCTACAATGCCGGCGATGTCAACAATCAATCCATTCTCTGGACTGCTACCAGCGATATTTCATTGGCCGCCAACCGTCAGTCTATTTTCAAAAATGGGTTGAATGTGAACAATGGCAATAATACCAGCCAATATACCGGCAACAACGGCACATTCCAGCTTGGCTGGAACGCTGGTGCTTATAATTATAATGGCCGTATAGCAGAGGTCATTATCTATACCAATGCGCTGACTCCTGTTCAACAACAACAGGTGAATACGTACATGGCGTTGAAATATGGTATTACGCTGAACAATGGTAATACTAATTATTTGGCCACTGACGGCACTACCACTGTGTGGGATGCTACTGCTAATGCAGCGTATAAAAATAACATTGCTGGTATCGGCCGTGATGATGAGGAAGCGCTGCAACAAAAACAAAGCCGCAGTATCAATACCGGTTTACAGGTAACCATTGGTTTGGGTAGTATTGATTCAACTAATATTGCCAACACCAATACTTTTGCCGCTGACAGAAGCTACCTGGTGTGGAGCGATGACGGTGCTGCAGTTACTTTCCGTACATCCACCGGCTTTGCTGATGCAGGCTACCGCATGGCCCGCATCTGGAAAGTACAGGAAACCGGTACAGTGGGCGATGTGCAGGTGGCGGTTCCGGCCAATGCATTGTCCAATCCTGCTAAATCTTATTTAGTAGTAAGTAACGATAACGTATTCGATGCTACGGATGAATACATCGCGTTAACACCGCTTGTTATAAATGGTGTTAACCATCTCGTGGCCACAAAGGATTTCAACACCAACCAGTTCTTTACGTTTGCTACAGACCTGAAAATACCGGGTGGTGTAGCAGCTCCTGTACTGTGGGTGCGTGCTGATTTTGGTACTTCTTCTACAGTAGATGGTACAGCTATCAATGAGTGGGATGATTTTGGCGCGGATATCAACCATGCCACACAGGCTACAGTTGCCAACCAGCCGCTGTATAGAAACATAGCAGGCAACAATGTTAACTTCAACCCTGTTGTGAGTTTCAATGGCACCAGCAATTTCATGGACCTCAACATCAGCAAACTGCCAATGGGTACTACGGCCAGGACCCTGTTCGGAACAGGTACCCTGGTGAATCCAGCCACAGCGGGGGCTAAATATTTAATAAGCTGGGGAAGTGCTGCTACCAGTCAGGGAATGGGGCTTGCTATGGGCGACCCACCCAATGGCAGGGGTTATTTTGTTGGGTATGCTAATGATGTATATACTAACCCAACGTTCTGGCAGGCGAATATGGTCAATGAGATGACGGGTACCTGGGCTGGCAATGGCGGAGCAGCCAATTTGTACAGCAAAATGAGCGCTATTGGCGCCGTGGGGGCAGGTAATAAAGCCTGGAATACTACAGGTACTGTTGCCAGGATTGGTACTGCGGCCTGGGGAGCAGAATACTGGAACGGATCAATGGGTGATATAATCGTATATGATTATGAATTGAATGCTGGTCAACGGTTAAAAGTATCTTCCTACCTGGCACTCAAATATGGTTATGTCATAGATCAAACCACGCCTAACAATTACCTCTCTACAGATAGTACAGTAATATGGAATGCAACAACCAACGTTGCTTATAAAAACAGCATCACCGGTATTGGTCGTGATGACCTCGAAGGCCTGAACCAGAAACAGAGCCGTAACAGTGATACTACCCGCTTGCGGATAGCGATCGGGCTGGGTTCAGTAGCTGAAACCAATATTGGCAATACGAACAGCTTTGCAGCAGATAGATCCTATCTCATCTGGGGTGATGATAATGCTGTTACGACCTTTAAAACAGTCATGACTGGTAATCCCAATGTCAATTACCGCATGACCAGGTTATGGACCGTGCAGGAAACAGGCACCGTAGGACAGGTAGAAGTAGCATTCCCTTATGATGCTTTGCCTAACCCACGCCAGTCATACCTGGTAGTGAGCAGCGATGCTACAATAGATAATGCTGATACTTATATACCATTATATGATATCACGATCAATGGCAAACGCCATTGGGCCGCTAAAACCGACTTTACCACCGGTCAGTATTTCACTGTAGCTGCCTTCATCAAATCGCCGGGCGGGGTAGGAGCTACCAACCTGTGGGTGCGTGCAGATCATGGTATCCTGAATAATACGGATGGTACAGCCGTAGATGTATGGGTGGATTATGGCAATGAAGTAAACAATGCCAGCCAGGCGAACACTGCCATACAACCCGTATTTCAGAATAATGTTACTGATAATATCAACTATAATCCGGTAGTGAAGTTCAATGGCTCTACCCAGTTTATGAATCTTGATGTGACCAAGTTGCCGCTAGGTACAACAGCGAGAACACTTATCGGTGTGGGACGTCTGAGCAATATTGCCGGCAATGGTTATATACTGGGCTATGGTACAGCCAGTACTAACCTGGGGGCTGGTATAATCAGCCTTGGAGGTGCAGGTAGTATAATAGGATACGCTAATGATGTTACTACGGCTGCTGGTTTCTGGCAAGTGAATGTGCCGAACGAACTGTTTGGCACCTGGGCCGGTGCGGGAGGACAGGCAAACCTGTATAGTAAAATGACTACAGTAGCCACTCCTGCCAGCAAACCCTGGAATACTGGTACTGCTGCAGGTGCACGCATTGGTAACAGCCCCTGGGGGGCAGAATACTGGAGTGGTCCCATCAGTGAAGTGATCGCCTTCGACAGGGCATTGAACAATACCGAACGTCAACGGGTAAGTACTTACCTCGCTATCAGGAATGGTTATACCATCGACCAGACAACGCCTTATAGCAATTACCTGAACACCAATAGTACAGTGATCTGGGATGCTACAGCCAATGCAGTGTATAAGAATAACATTGCCGGTATTGGCCGGGATGATATAGAAGGACTTGACCAGCGACAGTCAAAGAGCATTAACAGTGGCGCGATCCTCGCTGTTGGTTTAGGTACGCTGGCAACGGATAACCTGGCCAATCCCCATGCTTTTGCCAATGATACCGCTTATTTCCTGTGGGGCAGCAATGCAACAGCACTCACTACCAGCAATACAGATATCCCTGCCTTGTTCAGCCAGCGCCTCACCCAGGAGTGGAAAGTAAGCAGCAGCAACTTTAATAACCAGCTCGCTCCGGTGTTCCTGGAGTTTAACCTGGCGGGTGTTACGCATAATGGCACCACTGCGGCAGACTTCAACCTGCTGATTGATACAGATGGTGATGGCAATTTCACCACCGGTACCGTATCACAAATTCCTGCTACAGATTATACCGGTGGTAAGGTCACCTTTAATGGGGTAACTGCCCTGGCAAACGGCACTGTATTCACCCTGGCCATCGGCCAGCAGTCGCTGCGGTTAATGGCGAAAGTTATTCTGCAGGGCGCCTGGAACGGAACGGCTATGAGGACCGACCTCAAAACAGCAGGGGTGATACCGGCTACCGATCCTTACGGACAAAATACCACGCCTGCCGTAAGCCCGAATGCGGCAGCCGCAGCGGTGGTAGACTGGGTGCTGGTGGAATTGCGCGACAGCACCAACCCATCTACTGTGGTAGCATCGAGGGCTGCATTGGTATTGAGCAACGGCAATATTGTAGATACCGGTTACTTACAACCCCTGGCCTTTACCAACATAGGGGCAGCCAATTATAAAGTAGCCATACGTCACCGTAATCATTTGGGTGCTATGTCGCTGAATGTAGTTGACTTTAGTACCGGTGTGGGTACGGTCGATTTCACGCTGGCTGGTACGGCTACCTATGGCAACAATGCCCGCAAAGACCTGGGCAGTGGGGTGATGGGCCTGTGGGCGGGTAACGTGGATGGCGATCAGGCCATACGCCATTCGGCCAAGCCTTCCGATGCATCGGGTGTGATCAGCGCCGTACTTACCCATTCGGGCAATACATCGGCTGATCCTGGCTATACCGGCTTTATCAATGCCTATAGTCCTTTTGATGTGAACCTGGATGGAAGGGTGTACTATACGGCGGCGCCTTCGGACCGTGCTATCATTGTAACCAATGTGACCACGCATCCGGCCAATGTATTCGGGCTGGCATCGTACGTGATCATGCAACAATTACCATAAGCAGTGGCTTACCATAAAAAGATAACCATGAAAAGAGTTTTAAGAGACATACTGATCATTGTTTTCCTGTTATCGGTCTCCTTATTGCTGCAGGCGCAGCGACTGGATGTGACAGTTACGAATGTGGGGGGCAATAAAATACAGTTTATGGGTACGGCTACGGGAGCCGGTTTTGCCACCGCGCCTAATAATGCCTGGGGGGATATGAACCTGACCTGGCGCATACCCAAGGCCGCGGCCCTGCCGGCGCCTCCTACGCCACCACCGGCGCCGCCCACACCGCCTGCTGCCACACCAGAGGTAACATTGGAGAGTACGGCATTTACCGGCACGGCGCCGGAAGATGTTTTTACCGGCGGCACGGACCTGGCCATCTTTGACCTTACCACTTTCGGTGGCATCGATGATGGTTACTGGTACTTCCAGGTAACCGGTACGGCCAATACCGTGCAGAACATTCCTAGCGGAGGAACAGTGCTCGTGTATGAATTCAAAGTACCGTCGTCCTGGTCCTGCCCCAATTGTGTGGAGGTATTGACTACCGATATACCCGAGCTCATGACGCTGGCCGGCATCAGCACTACCTCTTTCATACACAATGGCGGACTCAATGTAGACGTGCTGAACCTGGTAACCAATATGGCGCCCCTGCCGGTGGCCTGGCTATATGTGAAAGCGGAACCGAAAGACAATAAGTGGATTGAAGTAAAATGGGCTACGGCGACCGAACAGAACAATGCAGGTTTTGCAGTGGAAAGAAGTGATGACGGCGGCCGTACCTGGCAGGCTATAGCATCGGTGCCCGGCAATGGTAATGCCAGTACGCCTTCTTATTACTCCATTCGCGATGAGCAAGTGACAGCCGGCGTTAAATACTACTACCGCATCAAACAAACAGACTTTGACGGACGGATACGGCATTCGGCCATTGCCACTGCCCTATTAACAGGTGAGCAATACTTTACCGTAGTGGTAAAACCCAACCCGGTAAGAGATCAGTTGAACTTAGAATTGCAGTCGGCCAAAAAACAAACGGCCCAGGTAGTGATCACCGACATGGCCGGTAAACTGTACCGGGTAGAAAGAGGTATCAACATGCAAGCTGTAACAACGCGGTTTAGTTGTAATGTGGCAGGATATCCGTCGGGCATGTACATCGCCAAAGTCATTGCGGAAGATGGTTCTGTGCAGGCGGTCAAATTCATGATCAGCAGATAGATCGTGCTGATGGCGGAGGGAGACGCAGGTGCAATTGGGGGATACCTGGTCTCCCGGCCTCAGCTTAAAATAGGTAGTTATTCCTACAGGTACAGTGAATAATGCCAGGTTTTCTTGTAAAGGTTACATTTCTCTTTCCGGTTCCCCACTGAAGGTGGTGGGGGCCGGAAGAGAAAATGTGTTTAACATGGACAGTAGTATCGCAGCAAGCAATAGACAGATGATAGCGGCCTCTTTCCAGGGGCCGCTTTTATTTAGGGGGATTGCTGAGGTTGGGGGTGGACGTATATGGCCTTACCTTTACTTGCCCTACTATCGCCCCCGGAGTATCTCTACTTTATCCCCGGAGTGCACCCTCCATAGGAGCTCTATAGCTGCTCTATAAAAGCTCTATAAGAGCTCTATAGCTTTTAAGGAATTTTGAAGATTTTTAGGAAGACTTCGTATGTTGTTGTGAGAGGGATTCCTGGTAAGGATACCAGTATTGCTAATTTACAACTTTTACTCAGCATTGGGAATAAAAGAAAAGGGGATACTTATTCATGACAGCAATAAGTATCCCTTTATGCTTTATACATTTACGCATTCACCCGTTTCCTCTCCTACGGCCGTGCAAAATCTACGGTGCGGGGAAGCACACCGGCTAATGAATTGTACACCGGTCCGCCGGGCAGCCCAAGTGGTATGCCATCGGTCATCAGGGTGGCCGGGCCTACAGGATCATAATTGCCGGTAATAAAGCGGTTGATGCACAGCGAATCATGGTGCAATCCCATTTCCGGGATATTCACACCGGGGCCAGGCGTAATGGGGCCGGGATAGGTATAAGCGGCTGTCATAAGGCCGGAAGCTGTGCTGATTTCCAGCAGCCTGCCCGATGTACCACTCACGGCCATCACATACAGTTTACCACTAAGGGTGATCGTCAGCCCGCGGAGGAACAGGCTGGGGGAAAGCGGGTTGGGCAGGCAGAACACATTGGTGGTGCCCGGCAGTCCTAACCGTACCACCCGGTTATTAGGATTCACGGTACCGCGATTGATGGCATAATAAACGCCTGTAGTGGGATGTCTTTCCACATCGCTTAAGTTCAATGGAATACCACAGGTACTTACGGCGGCTGCCGTAGTCACGCAGTTGGGGTCCACAAACTTCAGGATATGGTTAACGGGCGAACTGGGCGCCACACCGGTAGTGCCATAAAAAGTGCCGGTGCCGATGTCGTACGACAGGCCGGTGGCAAAGAGGATAGGGACACCTCCGCAGGTAGTGAGCCGGTTGGTGCCGGCAGAACCTATGACGGGGGTAACGGTTACGGGGCCTGCCGAAGGTGAACCGGTTACCCTCCACAGATAGCTGAAACCGGTAGCTGGGTCAACGGACAAATTGTACATGCCTGGCAGGCAGGCTGCCGGTGCAGCTACCGCGTTTGTTGTTGTTAAAGAAGTTACTTCTGGTGACTGACCTTTGTCATCGGTTGTTTGTTTTGTACAGGCTGCCAGTAATAGCAGTCCTGCTCCTACGATGGCAAGTTGGATGCTTTTCATATACAAGGTTGTTAATGGTGGCCTTCATTGACGCAGTCAGGCATCGCGCCCTACTCTTTAATGGATTTTCGGGAAACTCCACCAGGTAATAGCAATAAGAGATCCGGCACTGTTACCAGTGCGGGAAGAGGGGACCACTAATCATGGAGAGTGTTTGCTAACTGTGAAATGCGTAGTGTATGATCAAATATAATATTTAGCACTGATATGGATAATCGTAGTTTCCGAAAAAGTTCAGGTTTTACTACGTTTAACTTATTCACATTTCTTTGTAGTCGTCAGTATTTCGTGTATATTATTATGTTATCATTTTAGCACCACTTAAAACCTTAGCTTATGAGAAAGAGTCTACTCTTGTTGACCATTTTCTGCGCTTTATGTTTCCTAGAGCTATCTGCACAGGTAAAAACAAACTTCAGGAACAGTACATTAATTACGGGAAAAGGAAAGTATGGCCGGGATTATAAAATGGCGGTATACCGTATTGCACCGCCCGACACCAATGCGATCAAACAGCGTGAATTACAGGACAAAAAGGGGGCGGTGGTAAAACCATTCCGTTTTGCAGAGCCTGTTCCCGTCAACATCAATGTGGCTAAACTTATACAGTGGAATGAGGACGGGAAATTTGCCTTTGGCCGGTTTTCCATCAGTGCCAAAGGCGCCAGATCGTTGAGCATTAACTTCAACGATTTCTATCTGCCGGAAGGCACAGAGCTGTTTATTTATAACGAAGACGGCAGCATGATCACGGGACCGGTAACGGAAAAAGAGAACACAAAGAAGGCAGTATGGGGTAGTGCCGTGTATAAAGGAGAAGTGCTGATCGTAGAGGTGAAAACGCCGCTGATCACGAAAAGCGATATAAGGTTGAACGTGAATAATGTGGCGTATGGATATAAGGAAATATTCGGATTTGGTAATTCAGCCGCCTGTAACATTAATGTGCTCTGTCCGCAGGGAACCGGATGGGAGCAGGAGCGGAATGCAGTAGCGTTGATCCTGGATGGATTGGGTACCATTTTGTGTTCAGGGGCCCTGGTCGCCAACACCTGCGACCTGAACCTTCCTTATTTTTTAACAGCCAATCATTGCCTTGTGGGAGATGTTACCCAGTGGCGGTTTATCTTTCAGTATTGGAGCGCCACCTGCGCACCCAGCCAGGATGATTTTACCAGTTTACTGTTTAATGGTTCCACACTCAGGGCCAATTCTGCCGCTACTGACTTTGCGCTGCTGGAATTGAACAATGCGCCCGATGCCAATTCGGGGTTGGCTTATGCCGGCTGGTCAAGGAATACAACAGGCATTACCCAAACTACCATCATTCACCACCCGGCGGGTGATGTGATGAAAATATCAAGAGACAACAATGCCCCTACTGCAGTTAATGTAGGCGTACAAGCCTG comes from Paraflavitalea devenefica and encodes:
- a CDS encoding T9SS type A sorting domain-containing protein, which encodes MKRVLRDILIIVFLLSVSLLLQAQRLDVTVTNVGGNKIQFMGTATGAGFATAPNNAWGDMNLTWRIPKAAALPAPPTPPPAPPTPPAATPEVTLESTAFTGTAPEDVFTGGTDLAIFDLTTFGGIDDGYWYFQVTGTANTVQNIPSGGTVLVYEFKVPSSWSCPNCVEVLTTDIPELMTLAGISTTSFIHNGGLNVDVLNLVTNMAPLPVAWLYVKAEPKDNKWIEVKWATATEQNNAGFAVERSDDGGRTWQAIASVPGNGNASTPSYYSIRDEQVTAGVKYYYRIKQTDFDGRIRHSAIATALLTGEQYFTVVVKPNPVRDQLNLELQSAKKQTAQVVITDMAGKLYRVERGINMQAVTTRFSCNVAGYPSGMYIAKVIAEDGSVQAVKFMISR
- a CDS encoding T9SS type A sorting domain-containing protein; this encodes MRKSLLLLTIFCALCFLELSAQVKTNFRNSTLITGKGKYGRDYKMAVYRIAPPDTNAIKQRELQDKKGAVVKPFRFAEPVPVNINVAKLIQWNEDGKFAFGRFSISAKGARSLSINFNDFYLPEGTELFIYNEDGSMITGPVTEKENTKKAVWGSAVYKGEVLIVEVKTPLITKSDIRLNVNNVAYGYKEIFGFGNSAACNINVLCPQGTGWEQERNAVALILDGLGTILCSGALVANTCDLNLPYFLTANHCLVGDVTQWRFIFQYWSATCAPSQDDFTSLLFNGSTLRANSAATDFALLELNNAPDANSGLAYAGWSRNTTGITQTTIIHHPAGDVMKISRDNNAPTAVNVGVQAWQVVLDEGTTNGGSSGAPYFNQDHRIIAQHLGTANNHPDACVDLTKFGGRFDLSWAGGGTNATGLRNWLDPYWRFLLTTNTTPVANLPAPAGPATASVTASLASGPGEPTVYGFTATPMTCVTYNWYRNNVLQASTLDNYYETYIPCGMAATVKCTVTNWYGTSGFSNSVRRTGGCDRGRIALTPNPAASNVVITSGNATTFDVVRIYDFQGNLKLQKKYNKAKSATINITGLNNGTYFVEIISGTEKERQPLLIKK